TTTCATTAGACtatattatctttttttctccccttcagtactggggattgaactcagggctttgaaTATACAAAAGACGTAtcctatcactgagctacatcctcagcctctatttaatttaaattttcatgtatagggtctcactttgttgccaaggctggtcttgactCTCTAGCTCAGGTTAACCTTGAatttgtgaccctcctgcctcagcctcctgggcagttgggattacaggcctgcctCACCAGGCCCAGCTATactgttcttttgtctttgtcttaGCACCTCTTGTTTTTGTCCAGTCCACTCTTTCCATTTATTCTTACAGTCTAGCCTCCTttaagttcttttaaaatttaaaaactattttatgtgtgggtgtttgcctgcatgtgtgtcagtGTACTATGTATATGCCGGATACCCAGGGAGGCTGGAAGTTGTTGGATCCCttggattggagttacagatagttaggAGACACTGTGGGATCTGGGaatgaaccagggtcctctggaagagcagccagtgctcctaactgctgagccatctctccagccccctgtaagTGTTTTGAAAGCATTAAGTTCTCTTATGCCTTAAGGCCATTGTATGTTAGGCACGGCAAACTCTCCTTATGGTGGTTTTTGTATTACTACTACTTACTTCATTATTGTTTTAACACAGGGTCTTCTCATATAACCTAGACTGATGTAGAATTTGCCATCCTTCTGCTTTTCCCTTAGCCTTCTGGTTGCTAGAATTGTAAGCCAAGGCCACCATGTCCAACTAACTATTGAGTATCTGTTGCTgttctattttactttttgagactgggtctcacccTATACCTATGCTGGCCTGGCTCTTGAtggcctcttgaatgctgggattacagatgtgagctccCACATCCAATTTGTGATGCTGCTTCCTCTTATTAGTGGTTAGACCAAGGAACTGCTCCatcatgggctggggagatggcttagttagtGGAGTACTTGCCaaccccagcacctatgtaataAGCATGCtattgcatgcttttaatcccagcactcttagacagggaggcagatctttgagtttgagaacagcttgGCCTacaaaaagcaagttccaggccagccaaggctatagagagagaccctacctcaaaaagtaaaaaaggtgaaataaacaacaaaggaaagaaaaagaaccagcTCAATTTGCAATGCCAACATTGgagagacaggtgaatccctaGAGCTCGATAGCCTGCCAGCCtcgctgaattggtgagctcagGTTCGGCAAGGAACTCTTAGAAAagaagagtgatggaggaagatgcCAGACATCAATCTCTGCCCTTCACACGTACAcatatcctacacacacacacacactctctccccctcccatgtACACAtatccttccccccccccaccagacATCAGCCTGTCAATGTCACACACGCACAAAGTTGATGTGGACATGTGAGAAATGACAGTGGAATGATGCCTCCTATATACTTCCTGTTGATCCATTTATGAACCATTTCTGCTCATCAGCCTGTAGAGTCATGTGATTCTTTAGTGTGTTTCTTTGAGGGCAGACTGTAAGATGTCAAAATTTCTCTTATATCTTTAATAACTTCTCATAACTTAGCAATGGTTTTCATTCTGATCACTCtagtttgttgtttttagatCAGTACATACTCGTTTCATAAACCATTATCACAATTTACTGTAAGTGAAGTATTTTGATGTTTTCTATTTTGGTTCATTAAAAGAAAACCTGGGCCTGGGCACTTGTTTtgtgcagaggatccaggttcagttcccagcacccacttgatagctcacaaacatctgtaactccagttccaagggatctgatgtcttccttTGACCTCTctaagcaccaggcatgcaggccaaacactcatacatgtaaaattaagtaaatcttaaaacaaaatctCCAATTTTACCATACTAATGGACTAAAATTGGATCATACAAAAggttcattttcttttacaattaaGAGTGTGCTAAGGACTTAGTTCTTGATCATTTGTTCTATTCTGACGTTCTTTTTAAGGTTCCTTTATATTAATGTGTATACTGTGTACTGTGTGTACTACGTGCTCACGTGCTCAGGTGCCTGAGCAGGTGAGTCATTCAGAcctcctggagcaggagttatagCCAGTAGGTGCCTTTTAGCACCAAGCccctattccccccccccccccagacagggtttctccgtgtagctttggagcctgtccttgaactcacagagatctgcctgcctctgcctcccgttaaaggcatgcaccaccaacgcccgaccaagcccctattctttttctttttttttttaatattcatgtggtggggctggagaaatggatggctcagcagttaagagcactggctgctcttctgaaagtccaggttcaattcccaggctgGTGGGttatatggtggctcacatattaactccagttccaggggatccagtgaccTTTTGGCTTCCACTGGCACTGCgtgcatatggtgcacagacgcacatatacatgcaattaCATAGAAACAGACGGTATTTgtaactgcatgtgtgtgtgctgcatgcatttatgcaggcacacatgtacatataattaCATAGAAACAAACAGTATTTATTTGTAactgtgtacgtgtgtgtgtgctgcatgtgtTTGGTTGCTCTTGCAGGCCAGAgttttcagatcccctggagatggagttctATAGCCCACCTGCCATGGGTGCTAGGAAATCAAATTTGGGTCCTATCTCTTAACCAACCAACTGAAGTCATCTCATACTATTCAGTTAATCTCAAAACTTAAATccgcacaatttttttttttttttttttttttttttttttttttttttcgagacagggtttctctgtgtatctttggagcctatcctggcactcgctctagagaccaggctggccttgaactcacagagatccacctgcctctgcctcccgagtgctgggattgaggaAGTGTGCCATCTATGCCTGGCCCCACAAATATTTCTAAGTGTATTAAATTTTGTCTCTAGACATAAAAAAAAAGCTCTAGTGATACACAGCCTTTCAAAACCCGTGTTTGTACGTAatggtatttttttgtttgtctcaaaaaaatctcccagcatgtgtgtgttcattcactGACACCTGAGGTGGTAGGTTCTCCCCTACTATGTTGGTTCTGGGGAGTgcaggtcaggcttggtggcaagtaccctAGCCTGGTGACTCATGTCAAAGGCCACGTTGATAACTTCTTTTTGcatgtggcatgtatgtgtgtacttgggCATGTGTGGGGGTCAAACAACAACTCATTGGTTCCCTCCTTCACCATGTGATTtataggaactgaacttgggtcttggGGCTTAGTGGCAAGTACCCGTGTCcttgagctttctctccagtctTGCTCTTACTGATCATCCTTAGGTCCCTTGAGATTTGAAATTGAAAGTGAGCAGCCCTCACTTGCCCCTTTTATGGTCTGCATAAACTTGTCAGGAGACTACTCAGTGTCGTGTTTTGACACGAGAATTTTTGGCTCTTTGCTCAAGAGGATTCTTGGGTTACAAGGCAATTTCATTTACAGTCCTGGTCCTCCAGCACCTTTCCCATTTCTAGTCCAACCTTTTCCCAGGTTtttattttgcagtgctggggaggaaATCGGGGCcctgctgagccctctgccactgagctacagtccACCTGCTGTTTCTCAATGGTTTGTTTGAGGCAAGCTGGCATTTTCCTCAGCACATACATTACTGCTCTTGGGATGAGTCTAGCTCCTGTCTGATTCCTGACACCCACAGGCCTCAAAAACTCAAATGTGGTATGACATGTGCCCCTCCTTTTTGGCTGTAAGGTGCTTGGTTCAGTGTCTGTCTCTAACAGATAAAGCTCAATGTGGCCATATGGTGATCCCCTGAGAAGCTTTCTGGCCCCTACTCAGTGTTTCTGGTGTAGTTCTAGAGCAGGCATGAATTCGTTGTGATGCTGACTGTTCAGGAACCAAACTTGGAGAACTACTGCACTAGATAATAGAATTTCCGTTGCTTTCATCATGTTCTCTGTTCTTCAGGTAGGGAAAACTTACGAACTGCTCAACTGTGACAAGCACAAATCCATGTTGTTGAAGAATGGACGGGACCCAGGGGAAGTCAGACCAGACATTACCCACCAGGTAACTGTGGCGGTAGACCCCCTGAGCCCCTACAGAAGGCAGCGAAGCTTCTGGTTTCAGGCTTCACTGTGCCttgctctctcccttcctcagagCTTACTGATGCTGATGGATAGCCCCCTGAACCGAGCTGGCTTGCTACAGGTTTATATCCACACACAGAAGAATGTGCTGATTGAAGTGAACCCCCAGACTCGAATTCCTAGAACTTTTGACCGCTTTTGTGGCCTCATGGGTGAGAATAAACTCGGTCAagtgaagagagaaagggggggagggggagagtcaCATGCTCAGTCCTTCAGCTGTGGCCAGCTACTGCCACGACAGGCCCCTGGGATCTGTGTGAGGATTAAAGCCATCTGAGCTTGACAAGCTTGACAGTGTTTGTAACATCTTAGATAATAGAGTGAGGATATAGAGGACATACGGCCGGCCTGGTTTTCCCGGGGGTTCTGTGCAGATCACTGGGCAGAAGAATATGGTTTCTTCCCACTTCTGAACTGTTGTTTTTCTAATTCCTAGTCCAGCTTTTACACAAACTCAGTGTCCGGGCAGCTGATGGCCCTCAGAAGCTTTTGAAGGTGAGCTGGGGAAACCTATGGGTAGGTTTTGGGGCTGTTTCTGGGGCTGACTTTGCCGTTTCTCTTTAGGTGATTAAGAATCCAGTGTCCGACCACTTCCCAGTTGGCTGTATGAAAATTGGCACTTCCTTTTCCATGGCAGACGTCAGTGACGTGCGAGACATGGTGCCCAGCAGCGACCCAATTGTTTTCGTGGTCGGGGCCTTTGCCCATGGCAAGGTACAGTTCTTAGGTTCTTCATGGAGCTGAAACTCAGTGCAGGATACCATGAGCATTACAAATCCCTGGTCTCACAAATCAGGAAGTACTGGGAAACAAGTGGCAGTTGCATTCCTGCCCCAGCATGGGTTCTTCATCGACTCTGGCATGTCTCTAACAGATTGAGCTAAAATCTCCAGTTTCTGTAGAAGTTTGATATTGAAGGACactgcttttgagacaggagctctgcGCTCAAAGTTGGAACTTGCTACAGGGTAAGAGTTGCCTGACCAGACCCTTCTCTCCTCATCAGGTCAGTGTGGAGTACACAGAGAAGATGGTGTCCATCAGCAACTATCCACTTTCCGCTGCCCTTACCTGTGCCAAACTTACCACAGCCTTTGAAGAGGTGTGGGGTGTCGTGTGAGAACGGCAGAGCCTAGTTCTCAGACAGGACTCTTGGCTTTTGGTCTGTTGACTCCTACGATATGTCTGCTGGAAGAAAATCTTCTGTACCAAGATGGTAGAGTAGGAGCCAACACtatattagttttttgtttttcctataaagactgtgcttttcttttttgcaaaCCTGACTGTTTTGAGGGTTCTTAAACTTAGCAGCACATGGTAGTGTAAACTGTCCCCCTTGGGTTCTGGTTTCCGGACTTTGAAGGTAGGAGTTCCTCATTTCCTAGATTCTTGTGCCTTCAAGGAGAGACCCTGATGAGCTCAGCTTCAGCAAGCACAGAGAACACGTATGAAAGAAAGCAGTCAGGGGTGCTAGCAGTGAAAAAACTGAACAAACAGAAGTGATTTTATCTGGTATAGTTCCAAGATAGAAAAAGTGGAGCAGGCAGGGCCTCGtacccttccctccccccatgggGGGGTGGCGGTATCGGCACGTATACAATCGTAGTAGATTGGCAGAAGAGAGACACAAGTTCCTGGCTAGAGGGAAGAGATAAGGCAACGTGCATGGGGGAGTCCAAAGGGGTTGAagcccctctgctcctcccacaAGAGCTTCCCCTTTGGCCCGGTGAAGACTTGGCTGTAGCATCGGCACAGCTGGGAGTGCTGTGGTGACTTCCAGCTCCTGGCGTCTGCTCTCGGGTGAGGAGTGCTGTGAGAAGGGAGACAAGTAGTTTCTGCACCAGTCCAGCTTGCGGCCACCTAGAGGGCAAGACAGTAGTAAGAAGGTTGGCCAGAATGTCACCCTGTCCCTTCCTAACAAGAAAGCAATGTCCCACAGAGCACTCTCTAGTGGGCAAGCTATGTCCATCCACCGGAATCTCCGGTGTCACCCTCCCCACACTGCCCTTCATCTGTAGACTATTTACTTACCAGGGAAATCTATTATTCccttttttttaacttctcttttCTTGGCACCATTGCTTTGTGAATGTAAGGCAATATGAATAGTAGGCTCAAGAAGAAGACATGTCCAAGGAAGTAGACAGACATGTATACCTGTGGAGACAGGCCGCAGAAATGTGGTGAGCCAGTTGTCTCTCACTACTGGAGGTTTTGGTGACTCTGGCAGCCCTGCAATCAGGTCTTCATTACCTTAAGCCATTTGTCCCATGTGAAGAGACAGAAGGCAGTCATGGAGTAACCCATGAAAAGCCAGTGGATGGTCTGCTGCACCAAGTAGTAGAAGGGCTGCAGGGCAGTGACGGAGGCCAGGCTGCTCAGGGTGGGGCTCTCCTGGATTAGGCTGGTGacctggggtgggaggagagaagtcaTCAGTCCTGTCCTTATTCACGTCTGTTTCCTACCACCCTTGAGTCATACCTGCTTTTCCACAATAACAATGAGGAATTCCATCTGGAAGCAAATCAGGTATCCTGAGTGTAGGCCGTGCCAGAGGGCCAAGAACAGTAAGGAGAGGCCTTGTGAGAGTTCTTTATTTCCAAGAAACTTGAGGCGTTTGAAGATGTAACTAGAGAGGAGGGTGGGTAAAGATGAACCTCAGACTAGACTCCTGCTCCTGCGGCTCAGTGCCCTGAGTGGAGTGCCGACGGGCTCCCACTTGTGGCCACTGAGGGTACTGGAAGCAGTGCTAACGGCCGGCTTGAGATGGGGGAGAGTGGTCATCAGAGACTCCAGGCTTAGATGGGTAAGTGTGAACAAGCCACCTGCTTCAGCAGGCAGAATCGAGGACCTGCTGAGTGCCTGACACCAAAGGTGTAGTGGTGCAGGGTTATGCCAGTGATGGGACTGTCACCATGACACTGTATATAGATGGCACTACAAGGGAGGACATAAGCAATGGCAAGACCAGGATTTGTAGCCAAGTCTTGAGGCACGTCTACAGacttatttttttgggggggggggtgcctcTGAGAACAAAAGCTTAGCAGAATGCTAAGTAGGAAACAGAGGTGACAAAAGATCGTTGCCCTCTCATCAGGGAGGAGGAGCCTGGGCGCAGTGTTCCCAATGCTTACCGGGCTACCCAGGCATTGGTGTTGATGTTGAAGGAGGCGATGGTGCCGTTGAATCGAGGAGTTGTTTCAAAGAGCCACACTTTCATGTTGGCACACGCGTCCCATTTTGCCTTCCCATTTTCTTCAAAGCCATTAAAGCCCAGCCCCGACAAAATGCACACTCCTTCCTGAGGGGAGGGACAGCTTACGGTTCTTGTCACTCTACCCTCCCAGCCCGCCCACCTTGTCTAAATATGACTTATTTCCTACTTACTGTGACCAGCCAGCAGGTGACGTATTTGTACAGCACAAACTTGCCCCAGACTAGCATGTACGTGCAGCGGAACCAGAGAGGGCGGCGCTTGAGGAGAGAGCGTAGGAGCGTTAAGGAAGGACGGCACAGCCCCCCAGATATTTTCAAACCTGTGGCTGGCTTCTTTACTCCAGTCAGTTCCTGATGCCACACGTGCTATGACAACATAGCCCTACCTGTCTGTAACAGCCAAAAGGCACCAAAATCCATCTACCTTGTACTTGGCAGAGTCTAGGCATTTATACTGCCTGTACAGATGGACCTTGTATATCCACAGTCTGTTAATTTTCAGAGTTAGCTACCCAGAATGGATATGGAGCTTTGTTGGGGATCCCTATGGGGTCTGCTATTCTCCTCTTATCTAAGGATGATCCTCAGTGCCCTTAGGGGCCATTGGCTGTATTGTGGCTAGGTGTTACTTCCTAGTTCCCTCCTTCTGACTAGGCCTGTATGCAAGGATGCAAATTATCTGCCCATTGCAGGGCAGGTGTGTGTCCGGCGGGGGTGTGAGAGCATGGACTTGGATCTGAGTAAACTCCCACTGTGGCTGCTATTGGTATTTAAGTCAATCCCCCTCtgaaaataaatggcattctccagcactctccttgcaagagtgaccggctgtcttgtctttatttaatcctCAGGTTTCCTCACCGGGCCTGCTGCTGGCTGCTACGACAGAGCTTTTCATTGGGACTGGAGCAAAAGCCACTTTTCCCATCCCTCTTGGAGCAAGTCCCTAAGTCTGTCAGTTAAAATAGGCTGCAGAGCCACCAGCTGCTGCACTCCAAGAAGTCACCTGGCATAAAGCAAGGCAAAGGCTGTAGCGAGAGTGCTAACATGCACCTGCACTGCCTTGGACCTACGAATGTTTGTGCTGCTGAAGGCCTGGGTGGCCCTGATACCCAGAACAAAACCCAACACTCATCTGTAGGTGGCATGGCCTACTTCTCTCATCTGTAGgggtctctctgcttctttctccctttctgtgaGGCAGCAGTCACATT
This is a stretch of genomic DNA from Cricetulus griseus strain 17A/GY chromosome 8, alternate assembly CriGri-PICRH-1.0, whole genome shotgun sequence. It encodes these proteins:
- the Emg1 gene encoding ribosomal RNA small subunit methyltransferase NEP1, whose translation is MAAPSVGFQPRARRFAVQEPDWDHAPPKRPRLGAGSKSGGRRLIVVLEGASLETVKVGKTYELLNCDKHKSMLLKNGRDPGEVRPDITHQSLLMLMDSPLNRAGLLQVYIHTQKNVLIEVNPQTRIPRTFDRFCGLMVQLLHKLSVRAADGPQKLLKVIKNPVSDHFPVGCMKIGTSFSMADVSDVRDMVPSSDPIVFVVGAFAHGKVSVEYTEKMVSISNYPLSAALTCAKLTTAFEEVWGVV